GGTAtttgtgcttgatcttcaagcttcctaaccttcttcttcaacatcctaagctcaatagCTAGCTCTCTGTCATTGCGTCCTTCGCCCTCcgtctcttcttccggagctcgtgctgcGGCTACTGCCGTTCGTGGCAGCATGGGCAACCATTcgtcatgctcttcttgcagttcattcatcagagtcttggctAGAGCATCGACCATAGGAAGAAACATTTCACCTGCATGAACgccaaacagatcaacccattgctcaaagtccccaccacgaaaatggtgcaattgccctaattcttaccccattctcgctgcacacgtagaacggacgattaTGGTTCTtcggtgtgtgagaaaccctccgatcaacgcCCGCCCGGCACCATGGACAGACGAAGATCGACATCTCCACGCGCGCcgggctctgcatccgcgaggtggcgcgggagcttgaagaagacatcaagctcggagccgaaggggatctcaacgccgccgcgccctccacagctatcTTCCCACCGCCGctctctctgtcgccgtggtcaccgccacGCTCTCTGTCGCCCGCTCTCTCTGTTGCCGTGGTCACCGCCGCTCTCTGTTGCCCGCTTATATCGCACACCTGCAATggctctctgctcaacggctctttgctgggtcccacaagccacgaGAGCAACGGTCTGATCGTCTAGTGCGTCgctgccgcctggtcccacctgtaaggccgagtcaaaacgttgacctgacggagacggcagtgttcacggaacgagtcggtgCGGACAGACTAGGGGTAAAACTGAGCACGATTAcaactgagggcaaaactgagcacagagGCACCACTGagagcaaaaggataattaaccctttcTAGAAATAGCAAACCGTCTTTTAACTGCCAAGTTATGCATCGTCTACCACTCTAGCCCTGGTGGGTGAGGCCTCTCGCCGTTCCAAATGCACGTGGACAACTCATGTGCACACGAAAGGAGTGTAGCCCAACCACACGGCTGGGTTATAACAGAAACCAGTACGAAATATACGCTATATTTCTGCACACGCCAAACTCACGATAGCTCCTTACTTAGCTCGGTTCAGTTCCACGCACGACATTATTACAGGTCGAGCTCCTCCCTGCTACACACGTACGGATACCATATGCATAATTTATCTCGTACTTAGGAGAATCAAATCCCACGCATTAATCAATTGAAATATTGAATCGCGCCCCGCCGGAATGATCTAGGCAAGAATTTCGTTGAGAGACTTGGTGGCGGTGGGCATGGGCGCGGCGGCgaccgcctgctgctgctgctggagctggAGCTGCTGCTGCATCAGCTGGTCCTTGGCCTGCTTCTTGCGCTTGGCGAGGTCGAGGTCGCGCTCCATCTTGCGGCGGTACATCTCGGAGAAGGTGATGGGCTCCTCCAGTATGGGCTCCTCCCCCTCCCTCACCGCCAGCGGCCACACCCTCGCGTCCGGCGCCGGGTTCTGGAACGTCGCGATCGACAGCCGGCTGCTCTGCCCGTTCACCACCGCCTGGTGGTCCGCGTTCTTGAACCTGCCGTTGCTCATGAACTGCATGCACAAAGCACAGTAATTTACAAATGTTCAATTGGTGGTCGATCGATCGAGATGATAGCATGCATGGCACGgaagaatatgaagagagtactgaCGTGGCCGTGGTCGCCGAGGTTGACGACGAAGGCGCCGGAGATGGGCTGGACGGTGATCCAGGTCTTGCCGCCGTCGCGGGTGGCCTGAAGGCCGCCGACGAGGTCCTGGAGGAGGAGGGTGATGGTGCCGGGGTCGGTGTGGCGCTTGAGGCCCAGGGTGAGGTCCGGCTGCGGGCACCGCGGGTAGAAGTTGACCACAACCTTCTGGTCCATGTCCACGCACGCCTTGGCCAGCGCCTCCGACTCCAGGCCCATCGCCTCCGACAGCACGCCCAGCAGCTTGCACGACAGCCCCATGAGTCGCTCGCTGTATCGCTCCACCACGGCGCGCCACCCCGCCGGTTTCTCCGGCCACCTCCCGTAGTCCCGCGCCTTCACCGGGTACGAGAAGTAGGTCACTATTTCCCTCCAATCCTGCACCGCCTCACCCTGCATCGCCACAAAAAATTCTCGTGAGTTTCTTCATCCATGCATGGATCAATCTGTTTCATCTTAATTTTTCTCCCGCAGATATATAGCAGTATTAAATCATTTTACGTGGCATGGCATGCATATGTGTGTGTACCTGCAGGTGGCTGGAGACGATGAAGCCGCCCTTCTTGCCCCCGGACATGTCGTACCGGAGCTTGTCCTCGGCGGGCAGCGCGAAGAATTCGCGAGAGAG
This region of Triticum aestivum cultivar Chinese Spring chromosome 2D, IWGSC CS RefSeq v2.1, whole genome shotgun sequence genomic DNA includes:
- the LOC100192198 gene encoding naringenin,2-oxoglutarate 3-dioxygenase, translating into MAPVSNETFLPTAAWGEATLRPSFVRDEDERPKVAHDRFSDAVPVISLDGIDGARRAEIRDRVAAACEGWGIFQVVDHGVDADLIADMTRLSREFFALPAEDKLRYDMSGGKKGGFIVSSHLQGEAVQDWREIVTYFSYPVKARDYGRWPEKPAGWRAVVERYSERLMGLSCKLLGVLSEAMGLESEALAKACVDMDQKVVVNFYPRCPQPDLTLGLKRHTDPGTITLLLQDLVGGLQATRDGGKTWITVQPISGAFVVNLGDHGHFMSNGRFKNADHQAVVNGQSSRLSIATFQNPAPDARVWPLAVREGEEPILEEPITFSEMYRRKMERDLDLAKRKKQAKDQLMQQQLQLQQQQQAVAAAPMPTATKSLNEILA